From the Haloprofundus halobius genome, one window contains:
- a CDS encoding glycosyltransferase family 2 protein, giving the protein MYEGKTIGAVIPAYNEEKFIGEVIETLPEFVDRAYVIDDGSSDDTWGAICRAADAVNESWEAPTPRPDGGIGFDRRVVPIQHEVNRGVGGAIKTGYQHALTDHVDVTTVISGDGQTEPDIVERIIRPVALGDADYSKGNRLRGRARKDMPKFRQVGNFMLSLLTKIASGYWKLMDPQNGSTAISYAALDEIDLDALYEDYGFANDLLVRLNVHGMVVADVSRRAVYKDEVSHIKYQEFIPKASALLLRDFLWRLRAKYLVKDFHPLPFFYYFGAAASVLGAGSAVRRLIKHEDSMPSVLLFFLGWLFMLFAMVFDFKENDDLQVIVHDPHEFD; this is encoded by the coding sequence ATGTACGAAGGAAAGACAATCGGCGCCGTGATACCGGCGTACAACGAGGAGAAGTTCATCGGGGAGGTCATCGAGACGCTCCCCGAGTTCGTCGACAGGGCGTACGTCATCGACGACGGCTCCAGCGACGACACCTGGGGCGCGATCTGCCGCGCCGCCGACGCAGTCAACGAGAGCTGGGAAGCACCCACGCCACGACCGGACGGCGGCATCGGCTTCGACCGCCGCGTCGTCCCCATCCAGCACGAGGTCAACCGCGGGGTCGGCGGAGCCATCAAGACCGGCTACCAGCACGCGCTGACCGACCACGTCGACGTGACGACCGTCATCAGCGGTGACGGTCAGACCGAACCCGACATCGTCGAGCGCATCATCCGTCCCGTCGCCCTCGGCGACGCCGACTACTCGAAGGGCAACCGTCTGCGCGGACGGGCGCGGAAGGACATGCCGAAGTTCCGGCAGGTGGGCAACTTCATGCTCTCGCTTCTGACGAAGATCGCGAGCGGTTACTGGAAGCTGATGGACCCGCAGAACGGGTCGACGGCCATCTCCTACGCCGCGCTCGACGAGATCGACCTCGACGCGCTGTACGAGGATTACGGCTTCGCGAACGACCTGCTCGTCCGCCTCAACGTCCACGGGATGGTCGTCGCCGACGTCTCCCGTCGGGCGGTGTACAAAGACGAGGTCAGTCACATCAAGTACCAGGAGTTCATCCCGAAGGCGTCGGCGCTGCTACTGCGCGACTTCCTGTGGCGACTCCGCGCGAAGTACCTCGTGAAGGATTTCCACCCGTTGCCGTTCTTCTACTACTTCGGTGCGGCCGCGTCGGTGCTCGGAGCCGGGTCCGCGGTCCGGAGGCTGATCAAGCACGAAGACAGCATGCCTTCCGTGCTGCTGTTCTTCCTCGGATGGCTGTTCATGCTGTTCGCGATGGTGTTCGACTTCAAGGAGAACGACGACCTGCAGGTCATCGTCCACGACCCCCACGAGTTCGACTAA
- a CDS encoding flippase produces the protein MADSGDELKTLLSSATLVIVGGLIGSAGKLFERIIVGRALAPDAYGEMNIGFAVMTFVTTLSLVGFTQAIPRYLSRYDDDVDRRGLWAGGMMLTGAIAIVATVVVVFFAEPIAAALFDSGDQAVRLLRVFALTAPFVVGMQVAVGAIRGYENTIYKTYVQDFTYPLTRLILIGIFLFGLNMGLLSVGYAYIVSAVLAFVVAHVLLRRLIPLRGAFRMHNREMLTFSAPLIVSTVMSVLVIQTDTVMLGYFTTSFQTGQYGAAYTLASGMLVALSAFGFIMLPMASRLDADGKHGEIDLIYSTTTKWVYILTFPGFLTFVIFPGDVLQIIFNAEYLPAAQVLPILAFGFFTSAMVGRNRETLSALGETKFILVSNVAAFMVNFLLNLYMIPRYGFVGAGITSAISLVVLNGIVVIVLKQKFGITPSSPENVRTFVFLPLVLMPVGYVLREYAGLSLSAVTLLPFLIVVGLLGIGVVIVGGALQEEDMFVIEFVEDRLGRQIPFVRRYFPS, from the coding sequence ATGGCCGACTCGGGTGACGAACTGAAGACGCTCCTGTCGAGTGCGACGCTCGTCATCGTCGGCGGCCTCATCGGCTCGGCGGGGAAGCTGTTCGAACGAATCATCGTCGGTCGAGCGCTCGCGCCCGACGCCTACGGCGAGATGAACATCGGGTTCGCCGTGATGACGTTCGTGACGACGCTCTCGCTCGTCGGCTTCACGCAGGCGATTCCGCGGTACCTCTCGCGGTACGACGACGACGTGGACCGGCGGGGACTGTGGGCCGGCGGAATGATGCTGACGGGAGCGATCGCTATCGTCGCGACTGTCGTCGTGGTGTTCTTCGCCGAACCCATCGCGGCGGCCCTGTTCGATAGCGGAGACCAGGCCGTGAGGCTGCTTCGCGTGTTCGCGCTGACCGCCCCGTTCGTCGTCGGCATGCAGGTCGCTGTCGGTGCGATTCGCGGCTACGAGAATACCATCTACAAGACGTACGTTCAGGACTTCACGTACCCGCTGACGCGACTCATCCTCATCGGGATCTTCCTGTTCGGGTTGAACATGGGTCTCCTATCGGTCGGGTACGCGTACATAGTCTCCGCCGTCCTCGCGTTCGTGGTCGCGCACGTTCTCCTTCGCCGGTTGATTCCGCTCCGCGGCGCGTTTCGGATGCACAACAGGGAGATGCTGACGTTCTCGGCCCCACTCATCGTCTCGACGGTGATGTCGGTGCTCGTCATCCAGACGGACACCGTCATGCTGGGATATTTCACGACCTCGTTCCAGACGGGCCAGTACGGGGCCGCGTACACGCTCGCGTCGGGGATGTTGGTCGCGCTCTCGGCGTTCGGGTTCATCATGCTCCCGATGGCGTCGCGCCTCGACGCCGACGGGAAGCACGGGGAGATAGATCTCATCTACAGCACGACGACGAAGTGGGTGTACATCCTCACGTTCCCGGGGTTCCTGACGTTTGTCATCTTCCCAGGTGATGTCCTGCAAATCATCTTCAACGCCGAGTATCTCCCGGCAGCGCAGGTGCTGCCGATTCTCGCGTTCGGCTTCTTCACCAGCGCGATGGTGGGTCGGAACCGCGAGACGCTGTCGGCGCTCGGCGAGACGAAGTTCATCCTCGTCTCGAACGTGGCGGCGTTCATGGTGAACTTCCTGCTCAACCTCTACATGATTCCGCGGTACGGCTTCGTCGGTGCCGGCATCACCTCCGCGATCTCGCTCGTCGTGCTGAACGGGATCGTCGTCATCGTCCTGAAGCAGAAGTTCGGCATCACGCCCTCGTCTCCGGAGAACGTCCGGACGTTCGTCTTCCTGCCGCTGGTGTTGATGCCGGTGGGGTACGTTCTCAGAGAGTACGCCGGATTATCGCTATCGGCGGTGACGCTGCTTCCGTTCCTCATCGTCGTCGGACTGCTCGGCATCGGCGTCGTCATCGTCGGCGGGGCACTCCAGGAGGAGGACATGTTCGTCATCGAGTTCGTCGAGGACCGCCTCGGTCGACAGATCCCGTTCGTCCGTCGGTACTTCCCCTCGTAG
- a CDS encoding GNAT family N-acetyltransferase has product MRVERLDLTAWANALPSSGFEVFHTPEALKVLREHAPGELRLYGGFKGEQAIALLPLVVRRRSVGTAVFSPPPSMGVPRLGPIMMSPSPKRRKRERVNREFTKEVLDDLDLDASLSLFRMVCGTDYPDPRPYSWNEMRVNPYFTYVLDTEGTSTDDLLSSFSKSLRREIRDAEDTDVTVEAVPASEGAKLVYEDAKSRYEEQGETYQLSWPYVRDLTNALSETGRCRVYLARAPDGEYLSGITALYSNDMAYFWQGGTVSDYDGTTINSLIHWRIIQDIADGEAPIDSVTSYDLMGANTERLCRYKAKFGAELVPYYTVESSGVGMDMAKKAYSFING; this is encoded by the coding sequence ATGAGAGTTGAACGGCTCGACTTGACAGCGTGGGCTAACGCGCTGCCGTCCTCTGGTTTCGAGGTCTTCCACACGCCGGAAGCGTTGAAAGTCCTCCGCGAGCACGCACCCGGCGAACTTCGGCTCTACGGGGGGTTCAAAGGAGAGCAAGCGATAGCGCTTCTCCCCCTCGTCGTCCGGCGTCGTTCAGTCGGTACTGCCGTGTTCTCGCCGCCGCCCTCGATGGGCGTTCCCCGACTCGGTCCGATCATGATGTCGCCGAGTCCGAAACGTCGCAAGCGCGAACGCGTCAACCGCGAGTTCACCAAGGAGGTGCTCGACGACCTGGATCTCGATGCGTCTCTCAGTCTCTTTCGGATGGTCTGCGGCACCGACTACCCCGACCCACGGCCGTACTCGTGGAACGAGATGCGCGTCAACCCGTACTTCACGTACGTGCTCGACACGGAGGGGACGAGCACCGACGACTTGCTGAGTTCGTTCAGCAAGAGTCTCCGACGTGAAATCCGCGACGCTGAGGACACCGACGTGACCGTCGAAGCGGTGCCCGCGTCGGAAGGCGCGAAGCTCGTCTACGAGGACGCGAAGTCCCGCTACGAAGAACAGGGAGAAACGTACCAGCTGTCGTGGCCGTACGTTCGGGACCTGACGAACGCCCTCTCGGAGACCGGTCGCTGCCGAGTGTATCTCGCACGCGCGCCGGACGGCGAGTATCTCAGCGGTATCACCGCGCTCTACTCGAACGATATGGCGTACTTTTGGCAGGGAGGGACGGTCAGCGACTACGACGGAACGACGATCAACAGCCTCATCCACTGGCGTATCATCCAAGACATCGCCGACGGCGAGGCCCCTATCGACTCCGTCACGTCGTACGACTTGATGGGTGCGAACACCGAGCGACTCTGCCGCTACAAGGCGAAGTTCGGGGCCGAACTCGTCCCGTACTACACCGTCGAGTCGTCGGGTGTGGGCATGGATATGGCGAAGAAAGCATACAGTTTCATCAACGGATGA
- a CDS encoding polysaccharide deacetylase family protein, with the protein MIPGYDFALGLTHDVDRPHQSPIHAVYYALRERNPSRLRGLRPGANPYWLFDDIMELEDELGVRSSFYFLQEQSMLQRPLDEWRDKSHWVEHIGRYDIEAPDIHDLIRRLNDGGWEVGLHGSYSSYDKPELLTEQKATLERILGDTVVGGRQHCLNMTVPDTWRHHADLGLRYDSSLGSSSTYGFEHGYDPIRPFDDEFVVFPLTVMERTLPNVSEDIDEAWAECERLLQEAAENEAVMTVLWHPTYYDEEERPGYRRLYRRLIERAQELGGYVGPLAEIYQSLEHPATVDAER; encoded by the coding sequence ATGATACCCGGATACGATTTCGCGCTCGGACTGACCCACGACGTAGATAGACCGCACCAGAGTCCGATTCACGCGGTGTACTACGCACTTCGAGAGCGAAATCCCAGCCGTCTCCGGGGACTTCGGCCGGGCGCGAATCCCTACTGGCTGTTCGACGACATCATGGAGCTCGAAGACGAACTCGGCGTTCGGTCTTCGTTCTACTTTCTGCAGGAGCAGTCGATGCTTCAGCGACCGCTTGACGAGTGGCGCGACAAAAGTCACTGGGTCGAACACATCGGACGGTACGACATCGAGGCACCGGACATCCACGACCTCATCCGTCGCCTCAACGACGGTGGGTGGGAAGTGGGGCTCCACGGGTCGTACAGTTCCTACGACAAACCAGAACTGCTCACCGAACAGAAAGCCACGCTCGAACGCATCCTCGGCGACACCGTCGTCGGTGGGAGACAACACTGTCTCAACATGACCGTCCCCGACACGTGGCGACACCACGCCGACCTCGGACTCCGATACGACTCGTCGCTCGGATCGAGTTCGACGTACGGCTTCGAGCACGGGTACGACCCGATTCGGCCGTTCGACGACGAGTTCGTCGTCTTCCCGCTCACCGTCATGGAGCGGACGCTTCCGAACGTCTCCGAGGACATCGACGAGGCGTGGGCCGAGTGCGAGCGGCTGCTCCAGGAGGCGGCGGAGAACGAGGCGGTGATGACCGTGCTGTGGCATCCGACCTACTACGACGAGGAAGAACGTCCAGGCTACCGCCGACTCTACCGACGGCTCATCGAGCGAGCGCAGGAACTCGGCGGCTACGTCGGTCCGCTCGCCGAGATATACCAATCGCTCGAACATCCCGCCACCGTCGACGCCGAACGGTAA
- a CDS encoding nucleotide sugar dehydrogenase, protein MSSIPRGIGLYGSEYSTQAQRIGLTSGAVPIAIYGLGKMGLPLAGVYAEMSGNVTGVDIDEDVVRTINRGESHIDGEPGLSELVAEQVERDRFEASSDAQETARESSVHVVIVPTLVSDDEADLGALESVCTDIGTGLDPGDLVIVECTVPPRTCEEVVMPILERESGLSRGEFGLAFCPERTSSGKALYKLREAHPKIVGGIDDESTRIAEMIYGEITNNDVIPVSDATTAEAVKVFEGLYRDVNIALANELARVTDSLGIDTTEAIEAANTQSFCNIHTPGIGVGGHCIPYYPYFLMQQVPEETPLIQTARDVNDSMPGFGVEKLLDGLSRRHTDIEGAKVLVLGVTYRAGVAETRATPAAPLIEELRRLGADVYATDPLVDVSEFGATPVDLDEVTDDDYDAAVLVTAHEQFREIDWNEFADMIVVDGRQALDLSDTDHYVYTIGVGPGEMRTKERVEQ, encoded by the coding sequence ATGAGTAGCATTCCGCGAGGTATCGGCCTGTACGGGTCAGAGTACTCGACGCAAGCACAGCGCATTGGGCTCACGAGCGGGGCAGTTCCCATCGCTATCTACGGTCTCGGCAAGATGGGGCTCCCGCTGGCGGGCGTCTACGCCGAGATGAGCGGCAACGTCACCGGCGTCGACATCGACGAGGACGTCGTCCGAACGATCAACCGCGGCGAGTCCCATATCGACGGCGAACCGGGACTCTCCGAACTCGTCGCCGAGCAGGTCGAACGCGACCGGTTCGAGGCAAGTTCCGACGCCCAGGAGACTGCGAGAGAGTCGTCGGTCCACGTCGTCATCGTGCCGACGCTCGTCAGCGACGACGAGGCCGACTTGGGGGCGCTCGAGTCGGTCTGCACCGACATCGGGACCGGCCTCGACCCCGGCGACCTCGTCATCGTGGAGTGTACGGTCCCGCCGCGTACGTGCGAGGAGGTCGTCATGCCGATTCTCGAACGCGAGAGCGGCCTCTCGCGCGGCGAGTTCGGACTCGCCTTCTGTCCGGAGCGCACCTCCAGCGGGAAGGCGCTGTACAAACTCCGCGAGGCGCATCCGAAGATCGTCGGCGGCATCGACGACGAGAGCACGCGCATCGCGGAGATGATCTACGGCGAGATCACGAACAACGACGTCATCCCGGTTTCGGACGCGACCACCGCGGAAGCGGTCAAGGTGTTCGAGGGGCTCTACCGCGACGTGAACATCGCGCTGGCGAACGAACTCGCGCGGGTCACCGACAGCCTCGGCATCGACACGACCGAAGCGATAGAGGCCGCGAACACGCAGTCGTTCTGTAACATCCACACGCCCGGAATCGGCGTCGGCGGCCACTGCATTCCGTACTACCCGTACTTCCTGATGCAGCAGGTCCCCGAGGAGACGCCGCTCATCCAGACGGCTCGCGACGTGAACGATTCGATGCCCGGGTTCGGCGTCGAGAAGCTCCTCGACGGGCTCTCACGCCGCCACACCGACATCGAGGGAGCGAAAGTGCTCGTCCTCGGCGTCACCTACCGCGCAGGCGTCGCCGAGACGCGCGCGACGCCCGCCGCACCGCTCATCGAGGAACTTCGCAGACTCGGGGCGGACGTGTACGCGACCGACCCCCTCGTCGACGTCTCCGAGTTCGGGGCGACGCCGGTCGACCTCGACGAGGTGACGGACGACGACTACGACGCGGCCGTCCTCGTCACCGCTCACGAGCAGTTCCGAGAGATCGACTGGAACGAGTTCGCGGACATGATCGTCGTCGACGGCCGTCAGGCGCTCGACCTCTCCGACACCGACCACTACGTTTACACGATCGGCGTCGGTCCCGGCGAGATGCGAACGAAGGAGCGCGTCGAGCAGTAG
- a CDS encoding Gfo/Idh/MocA family protein — protein MTPKVGVIGVGHMGQNHVRVYSEMPSVDLVGVFDADEEQAESIATEYDTTAYSMESLLDTVDMVSIAVPTRFHASIARDCIDAGVDLLVEKPFVDDLEVGRELVRRADEAGVTLQVGHIERFNPAITALDDVVADLDIIAVEAHRLGPPINRDLGDSVVMDLMIHDVDIVLSLVDAEVESVSAIGTRDTQYADAQIRFDDGTVVSLTASRLTQRKVRTLSVTADECRVDVDYISQSVDIHRNSLPEYIKQNGELRYRHESIVEQPMVEKNEPLRDELTAFVQASTENTTPRVTGEDALRAIEVTRKIDELASKSERREVIQ, from the coding sequence ATGACCCCCAAAGTCGGCGTCATCGGCGTCGGTCACATGGGGCAGAACCACGTGCGCGTCTACAGCGAGATGCCCAGCGTCGACCTCGTCGGCGTCTTCGACGCGGACGAGGAGCAGGCCGAGAGCATCGCTACCGAGTACGACACGACGGCGTACTCGATGGAGAGCCTGCTCGACACCGTCGACATGGTCTCTATTGCAGTTCCGACGCGTTTCCACGCGTCGATCGCCCGTGACTGCATCGACGCCGGCGTCGACCTCCTCGTCGAGAAACCGTTCGTCGACGACCTCGAAGTGGGTCGAGAGCTCGTCCGCCGCGCCGACGAGGCCGGTGTGACGCTGCAGGTCGGCCACATCGAGCGCTTCAACCCCGCTATCACGGCGCTCGACGACGTCGTCGCCGACCTCGACATCATCGCCGTCGAGGCGCACCGCCTCGGCCCGCCGATAAACCGAGACCTCGGCGACAGCGTCGTGATGGATCTGATGATCCACGACGTGGATATCGTTCTCTCGCTCGTCGACGCGGAGGTCGAGTCGGTCTCCGCTATCGGCACGCGCGACACGCAGTACGCCGACGCCCAGATTCGGTTCGACGACGGGACGGTCGTCTCGCTGACGGCCAGTCGGCTCACGCAGCGTAAAGTCCGGACGCTCAGCGTCACCGCCGACGAGTGCCGTGTCGACGTCGACTACATCAGCCAGTCAGTCGATATCCACCGCAACTCGCTGCCGGAGTACATCAAGCAGAACGGTGAACTGCGCTACCGCCACGAGAGCATCGTCGAACAGCCCATGGTCGAGAAGAACGAACCGCTGCGCGACGAACTGACGGCGTTCGTGCAGGCGTCGACCGAGAACACGACGCCGCGCGTGACCGGCGAAGACGCGCTCCGTGCCATCGAGGTGACCCGGAAAATCGACGAACTGGCCTCCAAATCCGAACGTCGTGAGGTGATTCAATGA
- a CDS encoding DegT/DnrJ/EryC1/StrS family aminotransferase, giving the protein MISIANPELGPEEQQRVADIIESGYLADGPEVRAFEEEFAAYCEADHGVATSNGTTALHAAFEALDIGPGDRVATTPFSFIASANTIRLAGAEPVFLDIDPETYNLDPDELEAALRDGEQIDAVLAVHLYGLPAEMPRFVELADEYGFELVEDAAQAHGARIDGRPVGTFGDAACFSFYPTKNMTTGEGGMVVTNRRDVAEGVAEYINHGRADAYGGSSTYEHVSVGHNFRLTSLGAAIGLAQLEKLPRFIDARQQNAARLNELLEDSSVTTPYTPEGYDHAFHQYTVRTDDRDGLQETLADHDVGSGVYYPVPIHQQKPYADLGHTAPNAETAATEALSLPVHPALAADDLEVIADAVLAHGEEVVA; this is encoded by the coding sequence ATGATTTCAATCGCTAACCCCGAACTCGGCCCCGAGGAACAGCAACGCGTCGCAGACATCATCGAAAGCGGATATCTCGCGGACGGCCCCGAGGTGCGCGCATTCGAGGAGGAGTTCGCCGCCTACTGCGAGGCCGACCACGGCGTCGCCACCTCCAACGGCACGACCGCCCTCCACGCCGCCTTCGAGGCGCTGGACATCGGTCCCGGAGACCGCGTCGCGACGACGCCGTTCTCCTTCATCGCGAGCGCGAACACGATCCGTCTCGCCGGCGCTGAGCCGGTGTTTCTGGACATCGACCCCGAGACGTACAACCTCGACCCGGACGAACTGGAGGCGGCGCTGCGAGACGGCGAACAGATAGATGCCGTGCTCGCGGTTCACCTCTACGGCCTCCCAGCGGAGATGCCGCGGTTCGTCGAACTCGCCGACGAGTACGGCTTCGAGCTCGTCGAGGACGCCGCGCAGGCGCACGGCGCGCGAATCGACGGGCGACCGGTCGGCACCTTCGGCGACGCCGCCTGTTTCTCCTTCTACCCGACGAAGAACATGACGACGGGCGAAGGCGGCATGGTGGTCACGAACCGCCGCGACGTCGCGGAGGGTGTCGCCGAGTACATCAACCACGGACGCGCGGACGCCTACGGCGGGAGCTCCACCTACGAACACGTCTCCGTCGGCCACAACTTCCGGCTGACGAGCCTCGGCGCGGCTATCGGCCTCGCACAGTTGGAGAAGCTACCGCGGTTCATCGACGCGCGTCAGCAGAACGCCGCTCGTCTGAACGAGTTGCTCGAAGACTCGTCGGTGACGACCCCGTACACGCCCGAGGGCTACGACCACGCCTTCCACCAGTACACGGTCAGAACCGACGACCGAGACGGTCTGCAGGAGACGCTCGCCGACCACGATGTCGGCTCCGGCGTCTACTACCCCGTCCCGATTCACCAGCAGAAACCGTACGCGGACCTCGGTCACACGGCACCGAACGCGGAGACGGCCGCCACGGAGGCACTCTCGCTGCCGGTCCACCCGGCGCTGGCGGCTGACGACCTGGAGGTCATCGCCGACGCTGTCCTCGCCCACGGCGAGGAGGTGGTCGCATGA
- a CDS encoding acyltransferase, whose protein sequence is MTQRDKHGETEETGHRGAGESPTELGSDVAVHETAVLGHSHGDASEPTVLGDSATVRAGTIIYRDVVAGDGLNTGHNALIREFTTLGDDVLVGTNTVIDGQTEIGSNVSLQTNVYIPTGTTIGDRVFVGPAATLTNDPYPIRTDVDLVGPTLEDDVSIGANATVLPGVTVGEGAFVAAGAVVTEDVPPRTLAVGTPAKHRALPEKLQGGNLLE, encoded by the coding sequence ATGACACAAAGAGACAAACACGGCGAAACGGAGGAGACGGGCCATCGCGGGGCCGGAGAGTCACCTACCGAACTCGGGTCGGACGTAGCTGTCCACGAGACCGCAGTTCTGGGTCACTCACACGGTGACGCGTCCGAACCCACGGTGTTGGGCGACAGTGCGACCGTACGTGCGGGTACCATCATCTACCGAGACGTCGTCGCCGGCGACGGCCTGAACACGGGTCACAACGCGCTGATTCGCGAGTTCACGACGCTCGGAGACGACGTACTCGTGGGTACGAACACGGTCATCGACGGACAGACGGAGATCGGCTCGAACGTGAGCCTCCAGACGAACGTGTACATCCCGACCGGGACCACCATCGGCGACCGCGTCTTCGTCGGTCCCGCAGCAACGCTGACGAACGACCCTTATCCGATCCGCACCGACGTCGACCTCGTCGGCCCGACGCTGGAAGACGACGTCTCCATCGGTGCGAACGCGACGGTTCTCCCCGGCGTCACGGTCGGAGAAGGGGCGTTCGTCGCCGCGGGAGCGGTGGTAACGGAGGACGTCCCGCCGCGGACGCTCGCAGTAGGTACACCCGCGAAACACCGGGCCCTGCCGGAGAAGCTTCAGGGAGGTAACTTACTCGAATGA
- a CDS encoding DUF7344 domain-containing protein, whose protein sequence is MTSAPSGGLTQGELFDTLCNQRRLGIIRHLQASDGVSRLSPLVDYVAAAENGKQPDDLARAERRRVYISLYQTHLPMLEERGIVEWDRTDNVISLRPSSNVERYLGHSTGSDRPWHVGYILTSVLGAGLLLLQALHIAPFDGLSLSWTLAVVSAAVLGIVVARYALERPPRMPITP, encoded by the coding sequence ATGACTAGCGCACCGTCCGGTGGCCTCACGCAGGGCGAACTGTTCGATACGCTCTGCAACCAGCGCCGACTCGGTATCATCCGTCATCTCCAGGCGAGCGACGGCGTCTCGCGGTTGAGTCCTCTCGTCGACTACGTCGCCGCCGCCGAGAACGGCAAGCAACCCGACGACCTCGCCCGCGCCGAGCGACGACGCGTCTACATCTCGTTGTACCAGACGCATCTCCCGATGCTCGAAGAGCGGGGCATCGTCGAGTGGGACCGTACTGACAACGTCATCTCGCTTCGACCGAGCAGCAACGTCGAGCGATATCTCGGGCACAGTACTGGAAGCGACCGACCGTGGCACGTCGGTTACATACTCACGAGCGTTCTCGGAGCCGGTCTGTTACTTCTACAAGCGCTGCACATTGCACCGTTCGACGGGCTCTCTCTCTCGTGGACACTCGCGGTCGTCAGCGCGGCCGTTCTCGGCATCGTCGTCGCCCGATACGCCCTTGAGCGACCACCTCGAATGCCAATCACTCCCTGA
- a CDS encoding ATP-grasp domain-containing protein encodes MTTDHHGQFSDGKEHPTDELSQSIEQPRETPRETSNSVLVLDSHCRYALTAIRSLGRQGVEVIAASPTPRSAGSLSRYANGARTYPSPNEHREAFLSWLEAELRDGDYGMVLPVAEATVRPVTEARERFDPHTVVPFLPYDRLLVGLDKSQTIRAARRADVACPETLFLETADYDRAVRELGKPLVVKARRGSSRTGVYVCDDRAVFVSAFEAARTDDGPPLVQEYVPDGGERGVYTVYDCEGSLLGLTIQHRLRSSHDDGGASTYRETVDDPELRRTARRLLEELDWRGVAMVEFRIDARTGEAKLMEINPRLWGSLALTVKAGVDVPYLLYRTACFGDAEPTLTYDSGVRMRWFFGDMMRVSKTENRLAGMAEFVSDTADRTGYDVLSMDDPLPVLGSVEAMFRNVYSQTNGMLSVPVRRRRTESDSR; translated from the coding sequence GTGACCACCGATCACCACGGGCAATTTTCCGACGGAAAAGAGCACCCCACGGACGAGTTATCACAGAGCATCGAACAGCCGAGAGAAACACCACGAGAGACGTCTAACTCGGTTCTCGTTCTCGACTCCCACTGCCGATACGCGCTCACGGCGATTCGGAGTCTCGGACGACAGGGCGTCGAGGTGATCGCCGCCAGTCCGACCCCCCGGTCTGCGGGGTCGCTCTCGCGGTACGCGAACGGGGCACGAACGTATCCGTCACCCAACGAACACCGGGAAGCGTTTCTCTCGTGGCTCGAAGCCGAACTCAGAGACGGCGACTACGGGATGGTTCTCCCCGTCGCGGAGGCGACGGTTCGACCCGTGACCGAAGCGCGGGAACGGTTCGACCCGCACACAGTCGTGCCGTTTCTCCCGTACGACCGGCTACTCGTCGGACTCGACAAGTCCCAGACGATTCGCGCGGCTCGACGAGCGGACGTGGCGTGTCCGGAGACGCTGTTTCTCGAGACGGCCGACTACGACCGAGCCGTCCGAGAACTCGGAAAGCCGCTCGTCGTCAAAGCCCGTCGAGGCTCCTCCCGGACCGGCGTGTACGTGTGTGACGATAGAGCGGTGTTCGTAAGCGCGTTCGAGGCGGCTCGTACCGACGACGGTCCGCCGCTAGTGCAGGAGTACGTTCCGGACGGCGGCGAACGCGGCGTCTACACGGTGTACGACTGCGAAGGGTCGCTACTCGGGTTGACGATACAGCATCGGCTTCGTTCGAGTCACGACGACGGTGGTGCGAGCACGTACCGCGAGACCGTCGACGATCCGGAGCTGCGACGAACCGCCAGACGTCTACTGGAAGAGTTGGACTGGCGGGGCGTCGCGATGGTCGAGTTTCGAATCGACGCGCGGACCGGCGAGGCGAAACTGATGGAGATAAACCCCCGTCTCTGGGGGAGTCTGGCGCTCACAGTCAAAGCGGGTGTCGACGTTCCGTATCTGCTGTATCGGACGGCCTGTTTCGGCGACGCTGAACCGACGCTGACGTACGACTCGGGTGTGCGAATGCGGTGGTTTTTCGGCGATATGATGCGGGTCTCGAAGACCGAGAACCGACTCGCCGGGATGGCCGAGTTCGTCTCCGACACCGCCGACCGGACCGGCTACGACGTCCTCTCGATGGACGACCCGCTCCCGGTCCTCGGAAGCGTCGAGGCGATGTTTCGGAACGTCTACTCACAGACGAACGGGATGTTATCGGTCCCGGTACGGCGACGACGAACCGAGTCGGACTCGCGGTAA